A stretch of the Sorangium aterium genome encodes the following:
- the kdpA gene encoding potassium-transporting ATPase subunit KdpA, giving the protein MTASAALQAAIYLAVLIGLSVPLGLYMARVYQGGRGLMARVLGPVERLIYRAAGVRADQEMRWQDYAFAVLAFNLAGLVAVYALQRLQGALPLNPEGMAAVPPDLAFNTASSFASNTNWQAYGGESTLSYLTQMAGLGVQNFVSAATGMAVLVALIRGITRKTADTVGSFWVDLVRSTLYILLPLSLLLTVLLVSQGVVQGFGGYQSASLLQAVKDQGGSAVVHQVIPMGPAASQIAIKQLGTNGGGFFNVNSAHPLENPTALSNFLEMLALLLIPAALCHTFGRMVGDRRQGWMVLAAMTAIFAVLLVACIASEQAGNPALSGLGVDQAASALQAGGNMEGKEARFGIASSAIWATATTAASNGSVNAMHDSFTPLGGLVPLWLMQLGEVVFGGVGSGLYGMLMFVVIAVFVAGLMVGRTPEYLGKKIEAFEMKMASLVVLFPAITVLLGTAVAVMTEEGRKGVFNPGPHGFSEVLYAFSSGANNNGSAFGGLGANSPFYNTALGVAMLVGRYALIVPVLALAGSLARKKLVPAGPGTLPTHTPLFVALLTGTVVLVGALTYVPALALGPIVEHLEMTR; this is encoded by the coding sequence ATGACCGCCAGCGCGGCGCTGCAAGCCGCGATCTACCTGGCCGTCCTCATCGGCCTCTCCGTCCCGCTCGGCCTCTACATGGCGCGGGTCTACCAGGGCGGTCGGGGCCTCATGGCCCGCGTGCTCGGGCCGGTCGAGCGGCTCATCTACCGCGCGGCGGGCGTGCGCGCGGATCAGGAGATGCGCTGGCAGGACTACGCCTTTGCCGTGCTCGCGTTCAACCTGGCCGGGCTCGTCGCCGTCTATGCCCTCCAGCGGCTCCAGGGCGCCCTGCCCCTGAACCCGGAGGGGATGGCCGCCGTCCCGCCCGATCTCGCGTTCAACACCGCATCGAGCTTCGCCTCCAACACGAACTGGCAGGCGTACGGCGGCGAGTCGACGCTCAGCTACCTGACGCAGATGGCCGGGCTCGGCGTGCAGAACTTCGTCTCGGCCGCGACCGGGATGGCCGTGCTCGTCGCGCTGATCCGCGGGATCACACGGAAGACGGCGGACACCGTCGGGAGCTTCTGGGTCGATCTCGTCCGGAGCACCCTTTACATCCTCCTGCCGCTCTCGCTCCTGCTCACCGTCCTCCTCGTGTCCCAGGGGGTCGTGCAGGGCTTCGGGGGCTACCAGAGCGCGTCGCTGCTCCAGGCCGTCAAGGACCAGGGCGGCAGCGCGGTCGTTCATCAGGTGATCCCGATGGGGCCCGCGGCGTCGCAGATCGCGATCAAGCAGCTCGGGACGAACGGCGGCGGCTTCTTCAACGTGAACTCGGCCCATCCGCTCGAGAACCCCACGGCCCTCTCGAACTTCCTCGAGATGCTCGCGCTGCTCCTCATCCCCGCCGCGCTCTGCCACACGTTCGGCCGGATGGTGGGCGACAGGCGCCAGGGCTGGATGGTGCTCGCCGCGATGACGGCCATCTTCGCGGTCCTCCTCGTCGCCTGCATCGCCTCGGAGCAGGCGGGCAACCCTGCCCTCTCCGGCCTGGGCGTCGATCAGGCGGCGAGCGCGCTCCAGGCCGGCGGCAACATGGAGGGGAAGGAGGCGCGCTTCGGCATCGCGAGCTCCGCCATCTGGGCGACCGCCACAACGGCGGCCTCGAACGGCTCGGTCAACGCGATGCACGACTCCTTCACGCCCCTCGGCGGGCTCGTGCCGCTCTGGCTCATGCAGCTCGGCGAGGTGGTCTTCGGCGGGGTCGGCTCCGGCCTCTACGGCATGCTCATGTTCGTCGTCATCGCCGTCTTCGTGGCCGGCCTGATGGTCGGCCGCACGCCGGAATACCTCGGCAAGAAAATCGAGGCGTTCGAGATGAAGATGGCGTCCCTCGTCGTGCTCTTCCCCGCGATCACCGTCCTCCTCGGCACCGCCGTCGCGGTGATGACCGAGGAGGGGCGGAAGGGCGTCTTCAACCCCGGGCCGCACGGGTTCAGCGAGGTGCTCTATGCGTTCTCGTCCGGCGCGAACAACAACGGCAGCGCCTTCGGCGGCCTCGGCGCGAACAGCCCGTTCTACAACACCGCCCTCGGCGTCGCGATGCTCGTCGGCCGCTATGCGCTGATCGTCCCCGTGCTCGCGCTCGCGGGCTCGCTCGCGCGGAAGAAGCTCGTCCCCGCCGGCCCGGGCACGCTGCCCACGCACACACCGCTGTTCGTCGCGCTCCTGACAGGCACCGTCGTGCTCGTCGGGGCGCTCACGTACGTCCCCGCGCTCGCGCTCGGGCCGATCGTCGAGCACCTGGAGATGACCCGATGA
- the kdpB gene encoding potassium-transporting ATPase subunit KdpB encodes MTMDLHPIGESSPRRGAPAPVLPELSPPPRSRHPSRDVEGKKTAARPLLDPAILRPAIVAAFRKLDPRHQVRNPVMFVVLAGSALTTALFVHALFQRERQGNAPAGFVLAISLWLWFTVLFANFAEAMAEGRGKAQADTLRKARRDVEAVKLSAPERDAAQTTVRASSLRRGDLVLVEAGAIIPGDGDIVVGVASVDESAVTGESAPVVRESGGDRSAVTGGTRVLSDWLILRISRNPGEAFLDRMISMVEGAKRKKTPNEIALDILLAALTIVFLLATVTLLPFSIYGVRAAGQGAPISIAVLVALLVCLIPTTIGGLLSAIGIAGMDRMIQANVIAMSGRAVEAAGDVDVLLLDKTGTITLGNRQATELIPADGIGAQALADAAQLASLADETPEGRSVVVLAKERYGLRERDLSTLGARFVPFTAQTRMSGVDSGAREIRKGAVDAIEAYVKEKGGAVPPAVRAATEAIARKGGTPLVVAEGSAVLGVIHLKDIVKGGIKERFGDLRRMGIKTVMITGDNPLTAAAIAAEAGVDDFLAHATPEAKLSLIRDYQMGGRLVAMTGDGTNDAPALAQADVAVAMNTGTQAAKEAGNMVDLDSNPTKLIEIVEIGKQLLMTRGALTTFSLANDVAKYFAIIPAAFVSTYPALGRLDVMGLATPRSAVLSAVIFNALVIVALIPLALRGIRYRSVGAERMLRRNLLVYGLGGLIAPFVGIKGIDLLLSALGLA; translated from the coding sequence ATGACCATGGACCTTCATCCCATCGGCGAGTCGAGCCCCAGGCGCGGCGCGCCTGCTCCCGTGCTCCCCGAGCTGTCGCCGCCGCCGAGGTCACGCCACCCGTCCCGCGACGTGGAGGGGAAGAAGACCGCGGCGAGGCCGCTCCTCGACCCCGCGATCCTGAGGCCGGCGATCGTCGCCGCGTTCCGCAAGCTCGACCCGCGCCACCAGGTCCGCAACCCGGTGATGTTCGTGGTCCTGGCCGGAAGCGCGCTCACCACGGCCCTGTTCGTGCACGCGCTCTTTCAGCGCGAGCGCCAGGGCAATGCGCCGGCCGGGTTCGTCCTCGCCATCTCCCTGTGGCTCTGGTTCACCGTGCTCTTCGCGAACTTCGCGGAGGCCATGGCCGAGGGGCGCGGAAAGGCGCAGGCGGACACGCTCCGCAAGGCGCGGCGCGACGTCGAGGCCGTGAAGCTCTCCGCCCCGGAGCGCGACGCGGCGCAGACCACCGTGCGGGCGTCGAGCCTCCGGCGAGGAGACCTCGTGCTCGTGGAGGCAGGCGCGATCATCCCCGGCGACGGCGACATCGTGGTCGGCGTCGCGTCCGTCGACGAGAGCGCCGTCACGGGCGAGAGCGCCCCCGTGGTGCGGGAGAGCGGCGGCGACAGGAGCGCTGTCACCGGCGGGACGCGCGTCCTGTCCGACTGGCTCATCCTCCGCATCTCCAGAAACCCCGGCGAGGCGTTCCTCGACCGCATGATCTCGATGGTGGAGGGCGCGAAGCGGAAGAAGACGCCGAACGAGATCGCGCTCGACATCCTGCTCGCCGCGCTCACCATCGTCTTCCTCCTCGCGACCGTGACGCTGCTGCCGTTCTCGATCTACGGCGTCCGGGCGGCAGGACAGGGAGCGCCGATCAGCATCGCCGTGCTCGTGGCGCTGCTCGTCTGCCTGATCCCCACCACCATCGGCGGGCTGCTCTCGGCCATCGGCATCGCCGGGATGGACCGCATGATCCAGGCGAACGTCATCGCCATGTCGGGCCGCGCCGTCGAGGCCGCGGGGGACGTGGACGTGCTGCTGCTCGACAAGACCGGCACGATCACGCTCGGCAACCGGCAGGCAACGGAGCTCATCCCGGCGGACGGGATCGGGGCGCAGGCGCTCGCCGACGCCGCGCAGCTCGCGTCGCTCGCCGACGAGACCCCCGAGGGGCGCAGCGTCGTCGTGCTCGCCAAGGAGAGGTACGGCCTGCGCGAGCGCGATCTCTCGACCCTCGGCGCCCGCTTCGTCCCCTTCACCGCGCAGACCCGGATGAGCGGCGTCGACAGCGGCGCGCGCGAGATCCGGAAGGGCGCCGTCGACGCGATCGAGGCCTACGTCAAGGAGAAGGGCGGCGCGGTCCCGCCCGCGGTGCGGGCGGCGACGGAGGCCATCGCCCGGAAGGGCGGCACGCCGCTCGTCGTCGCCGAGGGCAGCGCCGTGCTCGGCGTCATCCACCTCAAGGACATCGTGAAGGGCGGCATCAAGGAGCGCTTCGGCGACCTCCGGCGCATGGGCATCAAGACGGTGATGATCACGGGCGACAACCCGCTCACCGCCGCCGCCATCGCCGCCGAGGCCGGCGTCGACGACTTCCTGGCGCACGCCACGCCCGAGGCCAAGCTCTCGCTCATCCGCGATTACCAGATGGGCGGACGGCTCGTCGCCATGACCGGCGACGGGACGAACGACGCCCCCGCGCTGGCGCAGGCGGACGTCGCGGTCGCCATGAACACGGGCACCCAGGCCGCGAAGGAGGCCGGGAACATGGTCGATCTCGACTCGAACCCGACCAAGCTCATCGAGATCGTCGAGATCGGCAAGCAGCTCCTGATGACGCGGGGCGCGCTCACGACCTTCAGCCTGGCGAACGACGTCGCGAAGTACTTCGCCATCATCCCGGCGGCCTTCGTCTCGACGTATCCTGCGCTCGGGCGGCTCGACGTGATGGGGCTCGCCACGCCGCGGAGCGCCGTGCTCTCCGCGGTGATCTTCAACGCGCTCGTCATCGTCGCGCTCATCCCGCTCGCGCTCCGGGGCATCCGCTACCGGTCCGTCGGCGCGGAGCGGATGCTCCGCAGGAACCTGCTCGTCTACGGCCTCGGCGGGCTCATCGCGCCGTTCGTGGGCATCAAAGGGATCGATCTCCTCCTCTCCGCCCTCGGCCTCGCCTGA
- a CDS encoding ATP-binding protein: MPHLFSSFYQVERAGQSAGGGMGLGLFICREIVRAHGGQSFVRSTEGKEATFTVRLPLIEDGQAHDGCAESTPLSCAHARPVERRCGEGPGP; the protein is encoded by the coding sequence CTGCCTCATCTGTTCTCGAGCTTTTACCAGGTGGAGAGAGCTGGCCAATCCGCCGGCGGAGGCATGGGCCTCGGGCTCTTCATTTGCAGGGAGATCGTCAGGGCGCACGGCGGCCAGAGCTTCGTGCGCAGCACGGAAGGCAAGGAGGCGACCTTCACGGTCAGGTTGCCTCTGATAGAGGACGGACAAGCACACGACGGATGCGCTGAATCGACCCCGCTCTCCTGCGCTCACGCGCGGCCGGTCGAGCGGCGCTGCGGGGAGGGACCAGGCCCATGA
- the kdpC gene encoding potassium-transporting ATPase subunit KdpC, whose amino-acid sequence MLAHLRPALVLLLVLTGLTGFAYPLLSTAVAQAAFPHQANGSLVLQGGRVVGSSLLGQPFNDPRYFWGRPSATSPVPYAGQASAGSNLGPTNPALAEAVKARIEALRAADPEAAAPVPVDLVTASGSGLDPHISPAAAEYQVRRVARARSLGDDEVRRLVARHTEGRFLGLLGEPHVNVLLLNLALDGAR is encoded by the coding sequence ATGCTCGCGCACCTGCGACCCGCCCTCGTCCTCCTCCTCGTCCTCACCGGCCTCACGGGGTTCGCCTACCCGCTGCTCTCGACCGCCGTCGCGCAGGCCGCGTTCCCGCACCAGGCGAACGGCAGCCTCGTGCTCCAGGGCGGCCGCGTGGTCGGATCGAGCCTGCTCGGCCAGCCGTTCAACGATCCGCGCTACTTCTGGGGCCGCCCCTCGGCGACGAGCCCCGTCCCCTACGCGGGGCAGGCCTCTGCCGGGAGCAACCTCGGGCCCACGAACCCTGCCCTGGCCGAGGCGGTCAAAGCCAGGATCGAGGCGCTCCGCGCCGCGGATCCGGAGGCCGCCGCGCCGGTGCCCGTCGACCTGGTGACCGCCTCCGGCAGCGGCCTCGATCCGCACATCAGCCCCGCGGCGGCGGAGTACCAGGTGCGGCGCGTGGCGCGCGCGCGGAGCCTGGGAGACGACGAGGTGCGCCGGCTCGTCGCGCGGCACACCGAGGGGCGCTTTCTCGGCCTCCTCGGCGAGCCCCACGTGAACGTGCTGCTCCTGAACCTCGCCCTCGACGGCGCCCGCTGA
- a CDS encoding S9 family peptidase yields the protein MRRPLLPARFGLLSVLSVAACAPPTGSSPPRAAPPAKAAPAGAAAAVKQAALPERTRIAGPEASRITYAHLGRQPPLGARLPRAIQYAPGGKLITYLQRQADGPEQALFAFDTTSREIRQLVASGDLLKDAKPLSREEELRRERQRMFSKGITAYSWAKRAEVALIPFGGDVFLRDSRDPKGAIARLTDTPEPEIDPKVCDGGERVVFVRGRELFMIDVASRRETALTRGAPEGVSRGLSDFNGQEEFDEPSGFWISPGCDRVAYLEVDERQVEKVPVLGFRGGKEDLMMARYPRVGGKNPRVRAGILDLATRKTTWLTWKGGDGEGERYLGRFAWAEDGKALWFQTLSRDQKRLSLLRARPRSGEAAEVVVETSPTWVDFADMRLLERSPRFVWSTAESGHRHLALRDADSGAEIARLTEGDWDVTSLLPPDEERGLARFVATKERPTERHLYTVPLAGGEVKRLTSDPGMHQITVDPRGPGYVELHAALDRPWKGAVRGADNAEVGALPAPVDRELAELELRAPEIVEVRAASGDTLYGALLAPRRIEPGRRYPVVVSVYGGPGVQTVFNSWSPWLLWNHLADRGVVVFQLDNRGSANRGRAFESAIYGRLGEVELADQIAGLDFLKTLPYVDAGRVGIYGHSYGGRMALDALLMAPDRFHVGVAGSPVTDDRLYDTGYTERYMGLLDKDAARYEATDLTKRAGNLRGKLLLMHGLMDENVHFAHTAKMIEALMAADKRFDTLVFPGERHGYRSPAASHYANRAIVEYLTEHL from the coding sequence ATGCGACGTCCGCTGCTCCCCGCGCGCTTTGGGTTGCTCTCCGTCCTCTCGGTCGCCGCGTGCGCCCCGCCCACCGGCTCGTCCCCGCCGAGGGCCGCCCCGCCCGCCAAGGCCGCCCCGGCCGGGGCCGCCGCGGCGGTGAAGCAGGCCGCCCTGCCGGAGAGGACGCGCATCGCCGGGCCGGAGGCGAGCCGGATCACGTATGCCCACCTCGGCCGGCAGCCGCCGCTCGGAGCGCGGCTGCCCAGGGCGATCCAGTACGCGCCCGGCGGCAAGCTGATCACCTACCTCCAGCGGCAGGCGGACGGGCCGGAGCAGGCGCTCTTCGCCTTCGACACAACGTCGCGCGAGATTCGGCAGCTCGTCGCCTCGGGCGATCTGCTGAAGGACGCGAAGCCGCTGTCGCGCGAGGAGGAGCTCCGCCGCGAGCGACAGCGCATGTTCTCCAAGGGGATCACGGCCTATTCGTGGGCGAAGCGGGCGGAGGTCGCCCTCATCCCCTTCGGCGGCGACGTCTTCTTGCGCGACTCGCGCGATCCGAAAGGCGCGATCGCGCGGCTCACCGACACGCCCGAGCCGGAGATCGATCCGAAGGTGTGCGACGGCGGCGAGCGCGTCGTGTTCGTGCGCGGGCGCGAGCTCTTCATGATCGACGTCGCCTCGCGCCGCGAGACGGCGCTGACCCGGGGGGCGCCCGAGGGGGTCTCGCGCGGCCTGAGCGACTTCAACGGTCAGGAGGAGTTCGATGAGCCGAGCGGCTTCTGGATCTCCCCCGGCTGCGACCGGGTGGCGTACCTGGAGGTCGACGAGCGGCAGGTCGAGAAGGTGCCAGTCCTCGGCTTCCGCGGCGGCAAGGAAGATCTCATGATGGCGCGTTACCCGCGCGTCGGCGGCAAGAACCCCCGCGTCAGGGCGGGCATCCTCGATCTCGCCACCAGAAAGACGACATGGCTCACGTGGAAGGGGGGCGACGGCGAAGGCGAGCGCTACCTCGGCCGGTTCGCCTGGGCGGAAGACGGCAAGGCGCTCTGGTTCCAGACGCTCTCGCGGGACCAGAAGCGCCTCTCGCTCCTCCGCGCGAGGCCGCGCTCGGGCGAGGCCGCCGAGGTCGTCGTCGAGACCTCGCCGACCTGGGTGGACTTCGCCGACATGCGGCTCCTCGAGCGCTCGCCGAGGTTCGTCTGGTCGACCGCCGAGAGCGGCCATCGCCACCTCGCGCTGCGGGACGCCGACTCGGGCGCCGAGATCGCCAGGCTCACCGAGGGCGACTGGGACGTCACCTCGCTCCTTCCGCCGGACGAGGAGCGCGGCCTCGCGCGCTTCGTGGCGACCAAGGAGCGCCCGACCGAGCGCCATCTCTACACCGTGCCGCTCGCGGGCGGCGAGGTGAAGCGGCTCACGTCCGACCCGGGGATGCACCAGATCACCGTGGATCCGAGGGGGCCGGGGTACGTCGAGCTCCACGCGGCCCTGGATCGCCCGTGGAAGGGGGCGGTGAGGGGCGCGGACAACGCCGAGGTCGGCGCGCTGCCGGCGCCCGTGGACCGCGAGCTCGCGGAACTCGAGCTGCGCGCCCCCGAGATCGTCGAGGTGCGCGCCGCGAGCGGCGACACGCTCTACGGCGCGCTGCTCGCGCCGCGGAGGATCGAGCCCGGCCGCCGCTATCCGGTCGTTGTGAGCGTGTACGGGGGGCCCGGCGTCCAGACGGTCTTCAACTCGTGGTCTCCGTGGCTCCTGTGGAATCACCTCGCGGATCGCGGGGTGGTGGTCTTTCAGCTCGACAACCGCGGCTCGGCGAACCGCGGGCGCGCGTTCGAGTCGGCCATCTACGGGCGCCTCGGCGAGGTCGAGCTCGCCGATCAGATCGCGGGCCTCGATTTCCTGAAGACGCTGCCTTACGTCGACGCGGGCCGCGTCGGGATCTACGGCCACAGCTACGGCGGCAGGATGGCGCTGGACGCGCTCCTCATGGCGCCGGACCGCTTCCACGTGGGCGTCGCGGGATCACCGGTGACCGACGATCGGCTGTACGACACGGGCTACACGGAGCGCTACATGGGCCTCCTCGACAAGGACGCCGCGCGGTACGAGGCGACCGATCTCACGAAGCGCGCGGGCAACCTGCGCGGCAAGCTGCTCCTCATGCACGGGCTCATGGATGAGAACGTGCACTTTGCGCACACGGCGAAGATGATCGAGGCGCTGATGGCCGCGGACAAGCGGTTCGACACCCTGGTGTTCCCGGGCGAGCGGCACGGTTACCGGTCGCCGGCCGCGAGCCATTACGCGAACCGCGCCATCGTCGAGTACCTGACAGAGCACCTCTGA
- a CDS encoding response regulator: MKATILVVEDDLDSSNMLRELLGMADYAVESAETADEAIAAMTERRYDAALVDLTVAGATTEELIQRLQGVSDRPPIVLFSARTPDDLRAAAEQLSAAAVIQKPASMGVLLSTVARVIRPPS; the protein is encoded by the coding sequence ATGAAGGCGACGATCTTGGTGGTCGAAGACGACCTGGATTCGAGCAACATGCTCCGGGAGCTGCTGGGGATGGCCGACTATGCCGTCGAGTCGGCCGAGACCGCCGACGAGGCGATCGCCGCGATGACGGAGCGGCGCTACGACGCCGCGTTGGTCGACCTGACCGTGGCCGGCGCGACGACAGAGGAGCTGATCCAGCGGCTGCAGGGCGTGTCGGATCGACCGCCCATCGTGCTCTTCTCGGCGCGGACGCCCGATGATCTCCGGGCAGCGGCCGAGCAGCTCTCGGCGGCGGCCGTGATCCAGAAGCCGGCGAGCATGGGCGTGCTCCTCTCCACCGTGGCGCGGGTGATCCGCCCGCCTTCGTAG
- the kdpF gene encoding K(+)-transporting ATPase subunit F, whose protein sequence is MIAFICISAILALGLLFYLLFALLKPESLS, encoded by the coding sequence ATGATCGCGTTCATCTGTATCTCGGCCATCCTCGCCCTGGGCCTGCTGTTCTATCTGCTCTTCGCCCTCCTCAAGCCGGAGAGCCTGTCATGA
- a CDS encoding Uma2 family endonuclease, with the protein MAFQSDTSFVPIPPPGEDELPYDDGEPMESERHPKQMDLLIEALDLLWKERDDVYVGGNMAVYFSDLQAKKNDFRGPDVFVVLDTVRRERKSWVVWQEDGRTPDVVIELLSESTETVDRTDKMRIYAKLLRVPEYYLFDPFTGVLEAYALDLATMAYAPVAPGAGGDVASPRLHLGLGVRRGTYHGLEADWLRWLDPEGRVVPTGEEQARAADERARAAQHEATLLAARLAEYEQRFGKLPGGG; encoded by the coding sequence ATGGCCTTTCAGAGCGACACCTCGTTCGTCCCGATCCCGCCGCCCGGCGAGGACGAGCTGCCGTACGACGACGGGGAGCCGATGGAGTCCGAGCGGCATCCCAAGCAGATGGACCTCCTCATCGAGGCGCTGGATCTGCTGTGGAAGGAGCGCGACGACGTGTACGTCGGCGGCAACATGGCCGTCTACTTCAGCGATCTCCAGGCGAAGAAGAACGACTTTCGCGGGCCGGACGTCTTCGTGGTGCTCGACACGGTGAGGCGCGAGCGCAAGTCCTGGGTCGTCTGGCAGGAGGACGGAAGGACGCCCGACGTGGTGATCGAGCTGCTCTCCGAGAGCACCGAGACGGTCGATCGGACCGACAAGATGCGGATCTACGCGAAGCTCCTGCGCGTGCCCGAGTACTACCTGTTCGATCCGTTCACGGGCGTCCTCGAGGCCTACGCGCTCGATCTCGCCACGATGGCGTACGCGCCCGTCGCGCCCGGAGCGGGCGGCGACGTGGCGAGCCCGCGGCTGCACCTCGGGCTCGGCGTTCGCCGCGGCACCTACCACGGCCTCGAGGCCGACTGGCTGCGCTGGCTCGACCCAGAAGGGCGCGTGGTGCCCACGGGCGAGGAGCAGGCGCGGGCCGCCGACGAGCGGGCACGCGCGGCGCAGCACGAGGCGACGCTCCTCGCAGCGCGGCTGGCCGAGTACGAGCAGCGGTTCGGCAAGCTGCCCGGCGGCGGCTAG
- a CDS encoding DUF892 family protein produces MKKLAQTNRDKAIDLLSERLTFERAGVKLYDSIVEKIGRAADPFLMARLGELKEHRDQEKEHEEWLEAQIRALGGDAHAETDMSRLITVESRGIEQIVLDGDMNPTHLFHALLTAELVDNSGWQLLLELADEADDSEARQAFRRRLHEEEDHLIFTRKVVERLTRKELLGPPGELFTTAHPA; encoded by the coding sequence ATGAAGAAGCTTGCACAGACGAACAGAGACAAGGCCATCGACCTGCTCAGCGAGCGGCTGACCTTCGAGCGCGCAGGCGTCAAGCTGTACGACTCCATCGTGGAGAAGATCGGCCGCGCGGCCGATCCCTTCCTGATGGCCCGGCTCGGCGAGCTCAAGGAGCACCGGGACCAGGAGAAGGAGCACGAGGAGTGGCTCGAGGCGCAGATCCGCGCGCTGGGCGGGGACGCGCACGCCGAGACGGACATGTCGCGGCTCATCACGGTCGAGTCGCGAGGCATCGAGCAGATCGTGCTCGACGGGGACATGAACCCGACCCACCTCTTCCACGCGCTGCTGACCGCGGAGCTCGTCGACAACTCCGGCTGGCAGCTGCTGCTCGAGCTCGCCGACGAGGCGGACGACAGCGAGGCGAGGCAGGCGTTCCGGCGCCGCCTGCACGAGGAAGAAGATCACCTGATCTTCACGCGCAAGGTCGTCGAGCGGCTCACCCGCAAGGAGCTGCTCGGGCCGCCAGGCGAGCTGTTCACGACGGCGCACCCGGCGTGA